TTTGCTAAATATGGAGATCCGAATGAGCCAAAGCTGACGCAACAAAATATCTTGGAGTTATTAGATTTAGATTTCAAAAAATATTTAGGTTATGTGCCGCGACGGATCAAGACTGGATTAATTCCAGAGGAAATAGCCTATTTCATGGAGCACAAAGACAATTATCCGGGGCTAACGATCGTGGAGGAGAGTGTTCGTCACTACGATAAAGATACGGTAGCGGTGCAAACGGTCGGCTTTGGGAAGCCTTTCAAATCGACTGAAAAAATAGCGCTATATAAGAATATTCGTAGTGCTATGAAAAATGACTCTTCCCCTGGACTTATATATAAAGCAGAAGAATACGTGGGGTTTGATGGCCTGGAGATGCAGTATCAACGAGAGCTACGGGGAGAAAATGGTTATCAAGTCATTTCGGTAACCCCTCAGAATATGGCTGAGAAGGTTGAACAGAACGTTGCTCCTGTAAAGGGTAATAATATTTGGATGACCATTAATAAGAAAATTCAGATGAAGACAGAACAGGCTATATTGGATCAGATTAAATGGCTACATACCAATGCTGTTCAAGGTGAGACGCATCCAGATGCTTTAACCGGTTACGCCGTAGCCATGGAAGTGGAGACTGGGAATATCGTTGCTATGGCTAGCATGCCGGATTACGATTCGAATGTATGGACCAAAGACTCCTTATCAACACCTGTATGGAATCAAATTATGAATAATCATCTAAACGGTACAATTACCTCGAATTCTTCAGGAAGATCAGGCCATGATTTTAGTTCACTTGTTTTTATGGGATCTACGATCAAGCCATTAAGTGTATTAATTGGTTTGGAAGAAGGTTTTTTTAACACATCACCCACTTACCAAGATGTTGGGATTACCTATTTCGGTAAGGATAATAAATCATCTGTTAGAAATTCATCGGGTCATGTATATGGTAAACTAGATCCGGCCAAGGCGATTACGGAATCTTCTAACGTATTTATGGTTGATATGGTGGGGAAACAGCTTTATAAGAAATACCCGGGGGATAAAGGCATAGAGGTTTGGGACAAATATATGAAAGACTTCGGACTGGGTGTATCTACGAAAAGTGGTCTCCCAGGTGAATCAGCGGGTCTGATTAACTATACTGATCTTAAGGCCGCAGGCAGTTCACAAGCCGCACTTATCTATGCTTCTTTTGGCCAACAAGGCAGTTATACTACATTGCAGCTTGCCCAGTATGCTTCTACTCTTGCTAATGAAGGTGTGCGTATTAAGCCTCAGCTCGTTAGTAAGATCACGGACGCGCAAGGTAAGGTGGTTAAGGAATTTCAAAGAGAAGTGCTTAATAAGGTAACGTTTGACAAATCCTACTGGAAAGAGATTAAACAGGGGATGAGCAGTAAAGTTAGTGCCTTTGATGATTTTCCTTATGATTTTGCACGTAAGACTGGTACCTCTGAAAAAACAGACAGAAAAAATATAAACCGTGATAATGGGGTATTTATTGCCTTTGCTCCGCGAGAAAATCCGAAGCTGGCCGTAGCGGTTGTTATACCAGAAGGGGGCTTTGGCTCCAACAGCGCTGCTCCGGTTGCTCGTAAAATTTTTGACGCCTATGATTGGGAGTACGGGCTCGATGGTGTGCCGAAAAAGAAGGTTACTCCTGTGATAGACCCCATTCAAAAATAATAGGCTTATTTCAAGTAAAAGCGCCTTCGGCTATTTTAGAGAAAAAGGAGAGAAATAAACTGTGAGTTTTTTCCGTAAGCAGGCCTCACCGCCAGATGAGACCAACAGTAAAAGTTCCATAGGCCTGCGACTCAACGTGTTTTTCTTTAGCACGTTCGTTATATTTTGCGTGATTATTATACGCCTGGCTGTGTTGCAGTTCGTGGAAGGACCAACTTTAACTGAAGTGGAGACAAGTAGAGATACCAAAAATGTACCCCTTGCATCCATGCGAGGTGTAATTTATGCTGCTGAAGGTGAGAAGTTAGCGTATTCTACGCCGGTACAATCGCTGTATATTACGCTCAATAAGGATTTTACAGCTAAGGAAACAGATAAAGTTACCGGTAAAACCACCCTGACCCCAGAAGCTAAAGCCAAGTCAGATGCATTGGCGGCTAAGCTGGTAGCTGATTTCAATAAATACGGCGATCCAAATGCAGAGAAAATGACAGAAGAAGATGTAATTGAAGCACTGGATTTATATTTCCGGAAATCTCTTGGCTTTATGGCACGACGAATTAAGGCTGACCTGACTACTCAGGAAGTAGCCTACTTCATGGAACATAAGGGAGAGTACCCAGGCCTTGAAATTGTCGAGGAAAGTATTCGTCACTACGATAAAGACACGGTTGCCGTACAGACGGTAGGTTATATCAAGCCTTTTAAATCGGCAAACAGCCTTAATATCTATAAGAATATCTTAAATGCTATGAAGAATAATCCGGAGCCAGGACTGACTTATAAGGATGACGAATTTGTCGGATTTGATGGTCTGGAGCTGCAGTATCAAAGAGAGCTTCGGGGACAAAATGGCTATCAGGAAATCTCCGTCAATCCGCAGAACATGGCAGAGAAAATCGAACGAGTAGTCCCTCCTGTGAAAGGCAATGACGTCTGGACAACCATTAATAAGAATATTCAGATGAAGACAGAACAGGCGATTATGGATCAGATTAAGTGGCTGCATTCCAATCCTGTACAAGGTAAAACGCATCCTAATGCTTTAACTGGTTACGCTGTAGCGATGGAAGTCGATACAGGTAATATCGTCAGTATGGCGAGTATGCCGGACTACGATACTAATATATGGACATCAGGCTCCTTGTCCACAGATGTCTGGAACAGTATAATGGACAACTATCAGAACGGTACCATTAATCCGATTTCTTCAGGAACGTCAGGGAATGGACTGAGGTCTGTACTGCTTCTAGGTTCAACGATTAAACCTTTGAGCGTACTCGTGGGTCTGAATGAAGGTCTCTTTACAACCTCAACCTACTATCCGGATAGAGGTTTCGCGACTTTTGGTAAAGCAGGTCATGAAACCAAGGTAAGAAACTCTGGTGGACACGTATACGGTTCTATGGATCCTGCAAGAGCGATTGAGAAATCCTCGAATGCGTTCATGGTGGATATGATCGGTAAAAGATTGTATGACAAGTACAAAAGTAAGGGCGTAGATGTCTGGGATAAGTATATGAAAGAGTTTGGTCTTGGTGTATCTACGGGAAGTGGTCTGCCAAATGAATTCTTAGGACAGATCAACTATACCAATATAGAGGCTGCGGGTAGTGCTCAAGCGGCACTTGTCTATGCTTCTTTCGGCCAACAAGGTAGCTATACAGTGTTGCAGCTTGCGCAATATGTAGCCACACTTGCTAATGAAGGACAGCGGATTAAACCTCAGCTGGTTAGCAAGATTACAGATGCTGACGGAAAAGTGGTCAAGGAGTTCGGTCGTGAGGTGCTGAATGAAGTAACATCCTTCGATAAATCCTACTGGAATGAAATACAGCAGGGTATGCGAAGCACAGTTAGTGCTTTTTCTGATTTCCCTTATGATTTTGCTCGTAAGACAGGTACATCTCAGCAAGTAGCTAAGGGGCAGATTCGCGATAACGGTGTATTTATTGCCTATGCTCCACGTAATAATCCTAAACTGGCAGTAGCCGTAGTCATTCCAGAGGGGGGCTTTGGTTCCCAAAGTGCTGCACCGGTAGCTCGCAAAATTTTCGATGCTTATGATTGGGAGTACGGACTTGATGGCGTTCCGAAGAAGAGTCTTCAGTCTGGTAACAATGCTAATGATCCTGCGAAGGAGGGAACGACTACAGGTACTCAGTAACTCTGACCCTAAGGTGAATATTGAATAAAAAATAAACAGCTCTTCTATAGAGAGCACATAAGAATGGAGGGGTGGCAATGACTGCCAAATACCGCCTGCTTGCATTGGATATGGATGGAACCCTACTGAATGATGAACAGATTATTACACCTACAACGGTGAAATGGCTTCAAAAGGCGGTCGACGCAGGCGTTCATGTCTGTCTGTCGACAGGCCGAGCTTTTACAAGTGCATTTCCATATGCGGAGCAGCTTGGACTAGAAACACCGATGATTACTGTAAACGGTAGTGAGGTATGGCGAGCACCGCATGAAATTTATCGCCGATCTCTGATGGACCCTATGCTGGTACAACAAATGCATGGGCTTGCGAAGGAAGATGACATCTGGTTCTGGGCCTATTCTACGGAAAAGGTCCACAAACAGGATAACTGGGATGGGGATGTCACAGGCAGAGAATGGCTTAAATTCGGTTATCACACCGAAGATGATGAGCTTCGGCATAAGCTGCTGCTTCGCCTTCAAGATATGGGTGGTCTGGAGATTACCAACTCTTCTCCGCATAATTTGGAGATCAATCCTCTAGGTGTGAATAAAGCAACCGGAATCATGGAAGTCTGCAAGCTGCTTGGGCTAGAGATGTCCCAAGTTATAGCGGTTGGTGATAGTCTCAACGACCTTGCAGCGATTCAGCAGGCAGGGCTTGGGGTCGCCATGGGCAACGCTCAGGAGACGGTTAAAGAAGAGGCTGATGCTGTGGTGGCATCGAATAATAATGACGGAATCGCCGAAGTCATTCAAAAATATATTTTTAATGAAGCTGTTTCGAAGTGAATCCATAGAGCATATTTGCTATTAGGAGGTTAAGGTATTGACGATCCTGGGTTGGATTCTAATTATTGCTTTATTCGCCGTAGGACTGGCCGGTGCTGTGTATCCTATCCTGCCGGGTGCGCTTGCGATTTATCTTGCCTTTTTTGTATACGGCTGGTTCTTTTCTTTCGAACCCTTTGGTGTTTGGTTTTGGATTATTCAAACGCTGATCGTTGTGGTTCTATTCGTAGCTGATTACGTTGTAGGAGCGTGGGGTGTTAAGAAGTTCGGCGGCTCACGGTCATCGATTATCGGGAGTACGATTGGGCTAATCCTTGGTCCATTTGTAATCCCGGCCTTTGGCCTTATTATTGGTCCGTTTCTGGGTGCCTTTATTGGAGAATTGATCGTGGGTTCTTCACCAGCTAAAGCTGCCAAGGTAAGTGTAGGATCAATACTTGGGTTGTTTAGTAGTACTGTTGTCAAAATTGTGCTACAAATTATAATGGTCGTCCTCTTCTTTATATGGGTCGTCCGGTTTTAATTTTAACAGTGAAGAAGGGGAAATGGTTTGTCCAAGAAAGAGTCTTTCGTAAAAGGCACGCTTATCCTTGCTGCTGCAGCTTTGGTGGCAAGGGTACTCGGGCTTGTTCAGCGGGTGCCGCTGGATCATATTTTTGATGATGTGGGGAGAGCATCGTTTGGGGTTTCGAACAATATCTATTTGATGCTGCTAACCGTGGCTACAGCAGGTATTCCAAGTACACTCAGTAAAATGGTCTCCGAGCGGTACGCCCTGAATCGCCCAGAAGAGGCGAGACAAGTGTATCATGCAGCATTGCTATTTTCAGTAGTAGCAGGAGTAATCATGACTGCCTTGCTGTACATAGGCGCTCCGTTCTATGCGACACATATTGCTGATGTACCTGAATCAGCGATGGCAGTTAGAGCGATTGCACCTGCACTTTTACTGTTTCCGGCGATTGCCATGATGCGTGGATATTTTCAAGGGCGCAACAACATGATGGCTGGTGGTATCTCTCAGATCGTAGAGCAGTTTGCTCGCGTACTAGTCGCTATTTTACTAGCTTATATTCTATTACAGCAGGGTTATAACAATACAACGATTGCTGCTGGAGCATCCTTCGGTAGCGTAATTGGTAGTATTGCAGCCTTTGGTATCATGATTTATTTTGCAATCAAGCTGCGCCGAGAGGACAAACAGCAGGGTTTAAATTATGAGACCACTCAAAAATTACCGATTTGGGGAATTTACAAGGATATTTTTACACTTTCGATTCCGATCGTGCTTTCTTCGCTTACGATTCCAGTAGTGAATGTAATTGACACTTCTTTAGCTGTTCCGCTGCTTATCGATCAGATGGGTAGAGAGAGTGCAACAGCAGCTTTGGGTATACTAACCACGCGTGCACAAAGTGTGGCCGGAATTCCACCGGTACTAGCCATTGCGCTAGGAACCTCGCTGATTCCAATCATTTCAGCTGCTTATGCTCGTCGTGATGAGGGACACCTGAAGAAGCAAATTACACTTGCTTTGCGGATTTCTATCCTGACAGGGATGCCAATTGTATTGGCGCTTGTGGCTGCGTCCTATTCTGTGAATGGATTATTGTTCAGTAGCTTGGACGGAAGTGGAATTGTGGCAATGCTTACGATTGGAACGATCTTTCAGATCACTATGATGACAACGAACTCCATTTTGCTCGGTATGGGCAAATCACGTATTTCAATGTATTATGTGCTAGTGGGTATTATTGTTAAATTAGTTGCAAGCTTCTTCCTGAGTAAGGTATTTGGGATCTACGGGATTATCGGTGCAACAGCACTTTGTTTCGTAGTCATTACTATTCTTAACTTACGGATGCTGAAAACCATTGTACCTTTCGAAATTATGGGCAAACGTTGGGGCGGTTTCGCGATCGCAGTCCTTGTATCCGGTGGAATTGGTTTTGGTTTGAACGAAGCTGGAATTCTGTTAACAGATCTAATGCCTGCACGTCTGGCGTTTCTGATTACTTGTCTTGTTGTAGGAGTCGCAGTAGTTGTTATTTATCTGGTAATGCTAGTTGTACTGGGTGTGCTTACTAAACAGGAAGTCTCCAGTTATCCGCGTGCTCTGCAAAAATTGCTCCATCCGCTGATGAAATTACAGCCTGCACGTGTTCGTATGAGAGAATAGGTTTGACTTCTGCATGACATTTTGCTTCACTTAGAGAATAGAAGTTTGACAGATATGTGAATGAAAGGACTGAGAAAGCTATGGACAAAATTAGTTCTCCTGCTGAATTTCAGGTAGCCATTCAATCTCCACGATTAACAATAGCCATCTTCAAGGCGGACTGGTGCTCGGATTGTAAATATATCGATCCTTTCATCCCTGAGGTAGAACAAGCCTTTGCAGATCGTCTAACGCTGGTTGAGGTTGACGTTGATGCTGTGGGTGATGTTAGCCAGGAACAAAATATTATGGGGATTCCAAGCTTCGTCGCGTATTCCGATGGTCGCGAATTGGTTAGATTCGTTAATAAATTACGTAAATCCCGCGAGGAAATTGAGAATTTCCTGGATAAAGCGGTTCAAGTGTATCAAAGCCTTCAACAGTAATTTCGGGAAACCACCGCTTTCGCCTGTTCGAGCAAAAGCGGTGTTTTTTTTAAAATGCTTCTTCATTACTAAAAACTGCGGGTGATATTTTTTGACGACAAATCAGTTGAAATGGCTTAGTTATCTTACTTGCCTTATCATGTTCCTCGCTGTACTTGGGGGAGCTGTAGTAACGAAGACTGGATCGGGATTGGAATGTGGAAATGAATGGCCGCTCTGTCATGGGAAGCTGATTCCGGCCTATACGGTAGGCTCGCTGATTGAATACACCCATCGCTTGTTCAGCGGATTGGCAGGGTTATTGTCACTTGCCTCAATGTTTGCTTTTTGGCGTTATGCTCGTAATCGGCGGGACTTGTTGGCATATGCATTCATGACTTTGCTGTTTGTAATTGTTCAAGGTGGTATGGGAGCGCTTGCAGTAATTAAATCCCAATCTGCCGCTGTAATGGCACTTCATATGGGCTTCTCCTTGATCGCTTTTTCGAGCTCTCTGATGCTGGCACTTGGAACGAAAAGGCGGCATGAAGCAGGCGAATACGATCATAAGTTGGAAACTCAGAAGAAGCCAGTAAGCAAGGCTTTCCGTAATTTAACCTGCTTTACGGCTTTATATTCCTATGTTGTCGTTTATATTGGAGCCTTTGTGAGTCATACGGATTCACGCGGTGGATGTTCTGGCTGGCCGCTCTGTAACGGTGAGTGGGTTCCCGAGCTTTCCGGGGGAGTGGGTATTGTTTTTACGCACCGAATTGCAGCGTTGATTTTATTCATTCTTACCGCGGTGCTTGGACATTTAGCTTTTTGGAAACATAAGGATTACCCAGAGCTAAGAGCTCTTGGCGTAGCTGCTGTTCTGCTGTGCTTGATGCAGGTGTTTAGTGGGGCTGCTGTTGTTTATACGCTAGATAATGAAAGATTGTACATATTTGCTGCCTTAACTCATATTTTGTTGATTGCTTGTTTGTTTGGTGTTCTATGCTATATGAGTGTAAGAGTCTGGCAGCTGAGTAGAACGAGAAATGACGTTTTTCGAAAATAATCCAACCCATCGTGAGATACTGTTGTAACGCCCTAGGTAGAAAGTTCCCTCCGTGGATAGAGTCGCTTTACCTGCGGAATAATAAAGTGAAAATCGGTATATCGTGGTGCTGGACAAAACTTTAGGAGGACTGGGATATGCTGCGGGTATTACTTGGAGAGCCGCCTCGAAAGAACAGCGGTGTATTGGCTGATGCGATGGAGAACATGGCCACTTTTGCCGCCTTACTGCGTAAGGAAATGAGCGCCCATGAGGATAATGACCATGAATACCGCAAACTGGAGATTTGGACACGTGGATTAATCTCCTCATTGGATGAATTGGAGCAAAGCTGGTTCGCTGCTGCTTTTTACCGGAAATTAGTAATCGCAGGTTATATGGATGATATGTCACCAGTGGAACAGGGCGATTACGCACGTTATGTTTATTTTTATAAAAATGGATTTATCCGTGTGTTTTCTCTGCTGGACAAGCTTGGAACGGTGCTGAATCATTTTTATGACCTCAAAACATCCAAATTAAAAACGCACTTCTCTTATTTTACAGTGCTTCGTCAACTTCAATTATTGAATGTGCATCCTGCGCTAGCCGATCAACTGGAACAAATTAAGAACTCCTATCGAGACCCGTTGGAGAATCTACGTAAGCGCAGGAATGCTGAAATTCATTATATGAATTCTGAAATGCAGGATGATTTGTGGCAGCGTCATCAAGGCCTGCATGATAAAATTCAGCTTGAAGATCTGGATAGTCATCTTGAGGACTTAAAGCAATCCCTCGAAATGAACTGTAAAACATTAATCGCGGCATTCAGCTACAGTAATGAGCAGTTGCAGAAGGAAATAAGCAAGGGAAAGCGGGAAAGATCATAAGCGTTCAATATATTTCCTTTTGACAAAAAACAAGAAACTTACTATACTTATGCTTGCATAAAAGTCTGTACGAATTCCAACATAAAATTTCATACTCTATATCTTATCGAGAGTGGCGGAGGGATAGGCCCGATGAAGCCCGGCAACCGATTTGTATATGCGCGATAAGCGTTACGTACAAATGTCATGGTGCTAATTCCTACAATGACACAAGATTTGTGGTCGTTGGCAGATGAGAAGGCATTGTCATAATAAACACACAGGGCCTCTTGCGATCTGCATCGATCGTCGGAGGTTTTTTTGTATGGAATATGTGAAATATAAAGGGGGCGACAAGCGTTGATTAATCTAAAAGGAATAACAAAGGTATATGGAAAAGGCAGCGATGCGGCTACAGCACTTTCCGGATTGAATCTGTCTATCGAGAAAGGTGAAATATTCGGAGTCATCGGCCATTCTGGGGCGGGGAAAAGTACACTGATTCGCTGCATTAATCTGTTGGAGCGTCCGACAGAAGGAGAGGTTTGGGTAGATGGTGTTGAACTCACCAAGCTTACCCAAGGTCAGCTGCAGGAACAGCGGCGCAAGATTGGGATGATTTTTCAACATTTCAATCTGCTGTCTTCTGCAACTGTGTACGATAATATTGCTTTTCCGCTACGACTTACAGGCACCTCGAGAGCTGATATTGATACAAAAGTAAAAGACTTGCTTGCCCTAGTTGGGCTTGAAGAACACCGGGATAAGTATCCCTCTCAGTTATCAGGAGGACAAAAGCAACGGGTCGGCATCGCACGTGCACTCGCCAGCGACCCTGATGTGCTGCTGTGTGACGAGGCAACCTCTGCGCTTGATCCACAGACGACAGACTCGATACTTAAGCTGTTGCTCGATATTAATAAAAGGTTCCATCTGACCATTGTGCTGATCACTCATGAAATGCATGTGATTCAGAGCATTTGCGACCGTGTCGCTGTCATTCATGGTGGCGGTATTGTTGAGCAAGGTAAAGTTGCGGAGGTATTCCTGAAGCCGCAGCATGAGGTGACTCGCGATTTCATCCGCAGTGAATCGCAGAATGAGGGGCCTCTTCGAGCGGCGCTTGATGCAGCTGCTGGAGACAACTCTCAGGCTGTCAAAATTACTTTTTTCGGAGAGAAGACCTATGGTTCAGCACTTTCCGATGTAGTACGTGAAACGGGTGTTAGCTTTGCCATTCTGCATGGCACCATCTCAACGATTAAAGATGTACCTTATGGCCAAATGATTGTTCGTTTCGAAGGTCCAACTGAAGCGATCGCTGTTACGATAGCCGAACTAACTGCCCAAGGTCTTGAAGTGGAGGTGATTTCGTAATGAATTTCGCAGATTTAAATTGGCAAGAAATGATGGATGCTACAGTTGCTACTCTGAAAATGATAGTTTTTTCCGGATTGTTCACAATTATTCTTGGTTTACCACTCGGAATTCTATTGTATTTATGCGAGAGATCGAATAGTATAGTAATCAGAGTAATTTACTCGGTCTTATCATTACTTGTAAATATCCTACGTTCCGTACCGTTTATTATTTTGATGGTGGCATTAATTCCTTTTACCAAAGAAATTGTCGGAACTTCCATTGGAGTACTCGGTACGATCCCACCGCTGGTGATTGGAGCAGCTCCATTCTTTGCTCGCTTGGTGGAGACGGCGCTAAGAGAAGTGGATCGTGGGGTAATCGAAGCGGCGCAAGGAATGGGAGCATCCACGAATCAGATCGTTATGCGTGTTCTTTTGCCAGAAGCTCGTCCAGGTTTGATCGCTGGGGTTACGATCACACTGGTTACACTGGTCTCCTATACGGCAATGGCTGGCCAGGTTGGGGGCGGCGGACTTGGTGATCTAGCGATTCGTTATGGCTATCTCCGCTATGAGACGGAAATTATGCTTATTTCTATAACGTTTATTGTAATACTGGTGCAGCTACTACAAATGGCCGGTGATCGACTAGTACGACATTTCACACGGAAATAAGGTAAATCCATATATAGCCTTATTCATACAAATAACAGATAAGAGGGGGATTTAAAATGAAAAAATTACTACTTACTTTTTTTAGTTTGACATTGGTTGCGGTGCTTGCGGCTTGCGGCAATAACAATAATGCTTCTAACTCGGCTGCTACTAATGCACCTGACAATGGTGCTGCAACTGGGTCAACTACAGAACCAGTGAAATTGGTTGTCGGTGCTTCACCTGTTCCTCACGCTGAGATCCTAAAAGCTATTGCTCCATTGCTAGAAGCTCAAGGAATTACACTGGAAATCAAAGAATTCACTGACTATGTTCAACCGAACGTACAGCTAGATGAGAAGCAGCTAGATGCTAACTTCTTCCAACACCAACCTTATCTTGATGACCAAAATAAAAATAATAAAACCGACCTGATCTCCGTTGCATCCGTTCACGTTGAGCCTTTTGGAGCTTATTCCAAAAAAATAAAATCGATCGATGAGTTGGCTGACGGTGCGAAAGTTGCCATTCCGAACGATGCTACTAATGGTGGTCGGGCGCTAATCCTACTTGCGAAAAATGGTTTGATTACATTGAAAGACGATACAAACATTGCTGCAACAAAAGCAGATATCATTGAAAACAAGAAAAATCTTAAAATCATTGAGTTGGAAGCAGCTATGCTCCCGCGACAACTGGATGAGGTTGACCTTGCTTTGATCAACACGAATTTTGCACTAGACGCTGGTCTTGTGCCAACAAAAGATGCTTTGTTCATCGAGGGTACGGATTCCCCTTATGCTAACATTCTGGTAACTCGTCAGGACAATAAAGACTCCGACGCGATCAAAAAGCTGGCCGCTGCACTGAATTCTCCAGAAGCTAAAGCTTTCATTGAAGAGAAGTACGAAGGTGCGATCATTCCAGCATTTTAAGTAATGAAGCTTATCTAATCTCTAAATACACATAGAACCCGCAGCCTAATGGCTAGCGGGTTCTATGTGTATGTTGTAGGGGAAGGGCAAATCCTCTATAATAAGAAAATCCCGATCTCCTGAAGTGGGGATCGGGATGGATATTGAATGGATTAGAATACTTGCATAACTTCTTGTACGCCTTCTACTTCTTCAAGAAGGGCGCGTTCAATCCCGGCTTTCAAGGTGATCGTGGAGCTTGGGCAGCTGCCGCAGGCACCCATAAGTTTCAACTTAACGATGCCGTCTTCTACATCGACCAGTTCAACGTCACCGCCATCGCGCTGCAGGAACGGACGAAGCTTATCCAGCACTTCCAATACTTCATCATACATTTCGGTGCTTTGTGCATTCTCACTCATTTCTCAATCACTCCTTTCGTAAGTTCATTATAGTACAAAAAGTTAAAAAATAAAATGGTTAGGCGGAATAGGGAGATCATCATGAGACCAATTATTGAATTTTGTGCCAGTAACATGGGTCACGGTACAGACAAGCTAATGCATAAGCTGGAGGAAAATCCAGATTACGATGTAATTGAATACGGATGCCTGAACAATTGTGGGGAATGTTATTTAACCCCATTCGCCATGGTTGAAGGTGACATCGTTGCAGCAGATACTGTTACTGAGCTAGAAGAGAAAATTGATGCTAAAATCAAAGAGCTAGAAGCTTGGTTCAATATA
This window of the Paenibacillus sp. FSL R10-2734 genome carries:
- a CDS encoding methionine ABC transporter ATP-binding protein; translation: MINLKGITKVYGKGSDAATALSGLNLSIEKGEIFGVIGHSGAGKSTLIRCINLLERPTEGEVWVDGVELTKLTQGQLQEQRRKIGMIFQHFNLLSSATVYDNIAFPLRLTGTSRADIDTKVKDLLALVGLEEHRDKYPSQLSGGQKQRVGIARALASDPDVLLCDEATSALDPQTTDSILKLLLDINKRFHLTIVLITHEMHVIQSICDRVAVIHGGGIVEQGKVAEVFLKPQHEVTRDFIRSESQNEGPLRAALDAAAGDNSQAVKITFFGEKTYGSALSDVVRETGVSFAILHGTISTIKDVPYGQMIVRFEGPTEAIAVTIAELTAQGLEVEVIS
- a CDS encoding NifU family protein encodes the protein MSENAQSTEMYDEVLEVLDKLRPFLQRDGGDVELVDVEDGIVKLKLMGACGSCPSSTITLKAGIERALLEEVEGVQEVMQVF
- a CDS encoding Cthe_2314 family HEPN domain-containing protein, translated to MLRVLLGEPPRKNSGVLADAMENMATFAALLRKEMSAHEDNDHEYRKLEIWTRGLISSLDELEQSWFAAAFYRKLVIAGYMDDMSPVEQGDYARYVYFYKNGFIRVFSLLDKLGTVLNHFYDLKTSKLKTHFSYFTVLRQLQLLNVHPALADQLEQIKNSYRDPLENLRKRRNAEIHYMNSEMQDDLWQRHQGLHDKIQLEDLDSHLEDLKQSLEMNCKTLIAAFSYSNEQLQKEISKGKRERS
- a CDS encoding MetQ/NlpA family ABC transporter substrate-binding protein — encoded protein: MKKLLLTFFSLTLVAVLAACGNNNNASNSAATNAPDNGAATGSTTEPVKLVVGASPVPHAEILKAIAPLLEAQGITLEIKEFTDYVQPNVQLDEKQLDANFFQHQPYLDDQNKNNKTDLISVASVHVEPFGAYSKKIKSIDELADGAKVAIPNDATNGGRALILLAKNGLITLKDDTNIAATKADIIENKKNLKIIELEAAMLPRQLDEVDLALINTNFALDAGLVPTKDALFIEGTDSPYANILVTRQDNKDSDAIKKLAAALNSPEAKAFIEEKYEGAIIPAF
- a CDS encoding methionine ABC transporter permease, whose protein sequence is MNFADLNWQEMMDATVATLKMIVFSGLFTIILGLPLGILLYLCERSNSIVIRVIYSVLSLLVNILRSVPFIILMVALIPFTKEIVGTSIGVLGTIPPLVIGAAPFFARLVETALREVDRGVIEAAQGMGASTNQIVMRVLLPEARPGLIAGVTITLVTLVSYTAMAGQVGGGGLGDLAIRYGYLRYETEIMLISITFIVILVQLLQMAGDRLVRHFTRK
- a CDS encoding YuzB family protein codes for the protein MRPIIEFCASNMGHGTDKLMHKLEENPDYDVIEYGCLNNCGECYLTPFAMVEGDIVAADTVTELEEKIDAKIKELEAWFNIDLD